From a region of the Streptacidiphilus albus JL83 genome:
- a CDS encoding DUF5666 domain-containing protein: protein MSKLSLRKHGVAAGAIVLAGGLAVGGATAYAAAGSPAAVPTGTTASLTSTTAAGTGPLTLAKSGHARVRIPVGIHGQVTVKNGKTGQYVVREWQRGQITAVSGSTVTVKSTDGTTWTWTTASNTKITRDGKKIAESALATGNKVEILGNQSGSANDATRIFAPTGTQGQGATA from the coding sequence ATGAGCAAGTTGTCCCTGCGCAAGCACGGAGTCGCTGCCGGCGCGATCGTTCTGGCGGGCGGGCTCGCCGTCGGCGGTGCCACGGCCTATGCCGCAGCGGGCTCCCCGGCAGCCGTCCCCACCGGCACGACGGCCAGTCTCACCAGCACCACGGCGGCCGGGACCGGTCCCCTGACCTTGGCGAAGTCGGGCCATGCCCGGGTTCGGATACCGGTCGGGATCCACGGTCAGGTGACCGTGAAGAACGGCAAGACCGGGCAGTACGTCGTCCGAGAGTGGCAGCGCGGCCAGATCACCGCCGTTTCCGGCAGCACGGTCACCGTCAAGAGCACCGACGGCACCACCTGGACCTGGACCACCGCGAGCAACACGAAGATCACCCGCGACGGCAAGAAGATCGCCGAGTCGGCCCTCGCCACGGGCAACAAGGTCGAGATCCTGGGCAACCAGTCGGGCAGCGCCAACGACGCCACCCGGATCTTCGCCCCCACCGGGACTCAGGGACAGGGCGCCACCGCCTGA